The following coding sequences lie in one Candidatus Neptunochlamydia sp. REUL1 genomic window:
- a CDS encoding UDP-glucose dehydrogenase family protein — protein MTKIIVVGVGYVGLVTGTCFAEMGHNVTCIDIDKSKIEKLKKGTIPFYEPGLKELVERNQKEKRLVFSTDYEEVKGSEACFIAVGTPEGEEGRADLSQVEAAAISIAQKLEGYAIIVNKSTVPVGTVKRLKLLIEDHLINKVPFDVVSCPEFLKEGSAIDDCMKPDRIIIGSDSEKATRILQHLYSSFTVNHDRVLVMDIESAELTKYASNAMLATRISFMNELSWMCEKVGANINTVRKGMSGDHRIGYHFLYAGAGYGGSCFPKDIRSLAALARDLNCKTPLLSAIEEINEKQKNRLSEKISDYFASKGNVRGKTVAIWGLSFKPNTDDMRDAPALTLIHSLIKKGANLRLYDPIAMGNAKKILEDQEKIRFCISEYQAAHNADAIVLVTEWKQFRFVNLKTILSKMRGNAFFDGRNQYHPKEMATKGFRYFGMGVPETQTALLNELRSIGTKKASRYDSSRLDHDSAHTR, from the coding sequence ATGACTAAAATTATTGTTGTTGGTGTGGGCTACGTGGGCCTTGTCACAGGAACCTGTTTTGCTGAAATGGGACACAATGTCACATGCATTGATATCGATAAAAGCAAAATTGAAAAGCTAAAGAAAGGGACAATCCCCTTTTATGAGCCAGGGCTCAAGGAACTGGTCGAGCGCAACCAAAAGGAAAAACGCCTCGTATTCTCAACAGACTACGAAGAAGTCAAAGGCTCAGAGGCCTGCTTCATCGCAGTAGGCACTCCCGAGGGTGAAGAAGGAAGGGCAGACCTATCGCAGGTCGAAGCTGCAGCGATCTCCATAGCCCAAAAGCTCGAGGGATATGCTATCATCGTGAATAAATCAACAGTCCCTGTAGGAACAGTAAAGCGGTTAAAATTACTCATTGAAGATCACCTTATAAACAAGGTTCCTTTCGATGTAGTTTCATGCCCTGAGTTCCTGAAGGAAGGGTCTGCGATCGATGACTGCATGAAACCTGATCGCATTATCATTGGAAGCGATAGCGAAAAGGCAACCCGCATCTTGCAGCATTTATACTCCTCATTTACCGTCAACCATGACCGGGTTCTGGTGATGGATATCGAATCTGCAGAACTCACGAAATACGCTTCAAATGCGATGCTTGCCACGCGAATCTCCTTTATGAATGAGTTATCCTGGATGTGTGAAAAAGTCGGGGCCAATATCAATACGGTCCGAAAAGGGATGAGTGGTGACCACCGTATTGGATACCATTTTCTTTATGCTGGTGCAGGTTACGGAGGGTCATGCTTTCCAAAAGACATTCGGTCTTTAGCGGCTTTGGCACGAGACTTGAATTGCAAAACTCCCCTCTTGAGCGCTATTGAAGAGATCAACGAAAAACAAAAAAACCGCCTCTCAGAAAAAATCTCTGATTACTTTGCCAGTAAAGGAAATGTAAGAGGAAAAACAGTTGCAATATGGGGACTTTCGTTTAAGCCCAATACTGATGACATGCGAGATGCCCCAGCACTCACCCTCATCCACTCTCTAATCAAAAAAGGTGCCAACCTCCGCCTATATGACCCCATTGCTATGGGAAACGCAAAAAAGATCCTTGAAGATCAAGAAAAGATCCGCTTTTGTATAAGCGAATATCAAGCAGCACATAATGCCGATGCCATTGTCCTTGTAACAGAATGGAAGCAATTTCGATTTGTGAATTTAAAGACAATTTTGTCTAAGATGAGAGGAAATGCATTTTTCGATGGAAGGAACCAATACCATCCCAAAGAGATGGCAACAAAGGGATTTCGATACTTTGGTATGGGAGTTCCAGAAACTCAGACAGCTCTTTTAAATGAGCTCCGTTCCATCGGTACAAAAAAGGCCAGCCGGTATGACAGTAGTAGACTCGACCACGACTCTGCGCACACGCGTTAA
- a CDS encoding ABC transporter ATP-binding protein, producing MAVLVAKDLKKSFFRPLKCDILKGVSLTVNPGETVAIMGPSGVGKSTLLHILGTLDQPNGGSLEIAGQNALGDQGALLRNQHIGFVFQNYNLLDEYSVLENVLMPSRIGRLGGKEEEAKSLLLEVGLESHLHHLAKQLSGGEKQRAAIARALCNNPDLILADEPSGNLDDTNSDRIHDILISKAKSLGKGLIIVTHNHALAKQCDFIYNLQGGVLELTESPHD from the coding sequence ATGGCAGTTCTGGTCGCAAAAGATTTAAAAAAGTCCTTTTTTCGTCCCCTAAAATGCGATATTTTAAAAGGAGTTTCACTCACGGTTAACCCTGGTGAAACTGTAGCAATAATGGGACCTTCCGGGGTTGGAAAAAGTACCTTACTGCACATATTAGGGACACTCGATCAGCCAAATGGGGGCAGTCTTGAGATCGCCGGACAAAATGCCCTTGGAGACCAGGGTGCTTTGCTTCGTAACCAACATATCGGATTTGTCTTTCAAAATTACAACCTTCTCGATGAATATTCAGTCCTAGAAAATGTCTTGATGCCAAGCCGCATCGGACGATTAGGAGGCAAAGAGGAGGAAGCGAAAAGCTTGCTTTTGGAAGTCGGTCTGGAATCTCATCTCCACCACCTAGCAAAGCAACTATCGGGCGGGGAAAAGCAACGAGCTGCTATTGCGCGTGCTCTTTGCAATAATCCCGATTTAATTCTTGCAGATGAACCTTCAGGCAATCTCGATGATACCAATTCTGATCGCATCCATGACATTTTAATCTCTAAAGCAAAAAGCCTTGGAAAGGGTCTCATTATTGTCACCCATAACCATGCTCTTGCAAAGCAGTGCGACTTTATCTATAATCTGCAGGGTGGAGTATTAGAATTAACGGAATCACCGCATGACTAA
- a CDS encoding polyprenyl synthetase family protein: MTVVDSTTTLRTRVNERLEKLLPKREGLHFLLFEGAHYSLMLPGKRLRPLLLLSLLKDYNVPIEKGLDVACALEMIHTYSLIHDDLPCMDDDDLRRGKPSLHKVYGEGAAVLVGDFLLTYAFETLATCGASQEITAIIAKAAGGHGMIGGQLVDILFEGKEVDWNILQFMYLGKTAALFSAALECGSLLSGAPLKEQEALKKCGELYGVAFQMQDDILDVTSDTSKLGKPAKSDIAKGKSNCITLFGREKAAEIAAEYKRSALEVLPSKCHHTLKAISNI, translated from the coding sequence ATGACAGTAGTAGACTCGACCACGACTCTGCGCACACGCGTTAACGAGCGTCTCGAAAAGCTTCTTCCTAAACGGGAAGGACTTCATTTTCTTCTTTTTGAAGGGGCCCATTACTCCTTAATGCTTCCTGGAAAACGCCTACGTCCACTTCTTCTTCTAAGCCTTTTAAAAGATTATAATGTTCCTATTGAAAAGGGACTCGATGTCGCATGTGCTCTTGAAATGATCCATACCTACTCACTGATTCACGACGATCTCCCTTGCATGGATGATGATGACCTTCGCAGGGGTAAACCCTCTCTCCACAAAGTCTATGGTGAAGGAGCAGCCGTTCTTGTGGGAGATTTCCTCCTCACTTATGCTTTTGAAACCCTTGCTACCTGCGGAGCCTCGCAAGAAATCACCGCCATCATAGCAAAGGCTGCGGGAGGGCATGGAATGATTGGAGGCCAACTTGTCGATATTCTCTTCGAAGGAAAGGAGGTTGATTGGAATATCCTTCAGTTTATGTATCTTGGGAAAACAGCGGCTCTTTTTTCAGCTGCACTTGAATGTGGCTCACTCCTCAGCGGAGCTCCTCTCAAGGAACAGGAAGCACTCAAAAAATGTGGAGAACTCTATGGAGTTGCTTTCCAAATGCAAGATGATATTCTCGACGTCACCTCAGACACTTCCAAACTTGGCAAGCCTGCAAAAAGCGATATTGCAAAAGGCAAGTCTAATTGCATTACTTTATTTGGAAGGGAAAAAGCTGCAGAGATTGCTGCAGAATATAAAAGAAGTGCACTTGAGGTACTTCCTTCTAAGTGCCATCATACTCTAAAGGCAATCTCAAATATTTGA